Proteins co-encoded in one Nicotiana sylvestris chromosome 7, ASM39365v2, whole genome shotgun sequence genomic window:
- the LOC138874169 gene encoding uncharacterized protein → MIWYHNLPPNSIDSFAILADSFMKAHVGAIKVETRKSDHFKVRQKDNEMLREFVSQFQMERMDLPPIADDLAVQAFTQGLNVRNSVASQQLKQNLIEYPAVTWDNVHNRYQSKIIVKDDQLGAPLWSFYPIRAIDGVKRDINREPRSNRDRYQTYNEDQRSNGSRRNSM, encoded by the coding sequence atgatatggtatcacaacttgcctcctaattctattgactcatttgctataCTTGCAGACTCTTTCATGAAAGCACACGTCGGGGCTATCAAGGTCGAAACGAGGAAGTCGGACCATTTCAAGGTAAGACAGAAAGATAATGAGATGCTTAGGGAGTTTGTGTCCcaatttcaaatggaacggatggatctACCACCGATCGCTGATGATTTGGccgttcaagctttcacccaGGGTCTCAATGTTCGAAACTCGGTGGCTTCACAGCAATTGAAACAAAATCTTATAGAATATCCGGCTGTTACTTGGGACAACGTGCATAATCGATATCAATCAAAAATAATAGTCAAAGATGATCAACTTGGGGCCCCTTTATGGTCCTTTTATCCCATCAGAGCCATTGACGGAGTCAAGAGAGATATCAATCGTGAACCTAGGTCAAACAGGGATCGATATCAGACTTATAATGAAGATCAAAGAAGTAACGGGTCCAGGAGGAATTCTATgtga